The following proteins are co-located in the Spirosoma montaniterrae genome:
- a CDS encoding shikimate kinase, which translates to MKNIYLIGMPSSGKSTLGKRVADALHYHFVDTDKLIVREEGRSIADIFAQKGEAYFREAERRVLRTIRPGQSLVVSTGGGMPCFHDNMIYINATGVSVFLDVSVETLVARMLLHQADDRPLYRQADPDLFNTLQQRYQDRLPFYSQAHITVTGETDEEDVLRQVGEYL; encoded by the coding sequence ATGAAAAACATCTATCTGATTGGTATGCCTTCTTCGGGTAAGAGTACGCTGGGGAAGCGTGTGGCCGATGCGCTGCATTACCACTTTGTTGATACCGACAAATTGATTGTACGCGAAGAGGGACGCTCGATTGCCGATATTTTTGCGCAAAAAGGTGAAGCCTATTTCCGCGAAGCCGAACGGCGGGTGCTGCGAACGATCCGCCCCGGCCAAAGCTTAGTTGTTTCGACGGGAGGGGGGATGCCCTGCTTTCACGACAACATGATCTACATCAATGCCACTGGCGTGTCGGTCTTTTTAGACGTATCCGTAGAAACGCTGGTAGCCCGGATGCTGCTTCATCAGGCCGACGACCGCCCACTCTATCGACAGGCTGACCCCGATTTGTTCAATACGCTGCAACAACGGTATCAGGACCGGCTTCCCTTTTATTCGCAGGCTCACATCACTGTCACGGGCGAAACCGACGAGGAAGACGTACTTCGGCAAGTGGGGGAATATCTTTGA
- a CDS encoding BT_3928 family protein, with protein MNTATSQPKLKTGTPPMLWAARIARFLVGGIFIFSGLIKLNDPVGTQIKFEEYFEVFAQDVPLLHNFFMGLVPFTLAMSVLFCAAEIILGVALLVSYKPKVTTWLLFFLIVFFTFLTFYSAYFNRVTDCGCFGDAIKLKPWTSFYKDVALTILILFIIGHRNRIKPRKTGWVVVLTTVLTLGLGIYAIQFLPPLDLLPYAVGKSIPAQMKPSEPLRYTYVMEKNGKTKTFDQYPTDTTYKFKEMALVNENAKPKITDYRVWNDALEGDFTQQTFTGSKLFVIVKSTKDIDSGSIPAIRSLVNDLQGSSVETYILTSVSDDEINAFRTEYQLPVKHYKVDGTVLKTIMRSNPGTWLLKDGTVRGKWHYNTTPNADEVKRLLND; from the coding sequence ATGAATACAGCCACTTCGCAGCCTAAACTGAAAACCGGAACGCCCCCTATGTTGTGGGCAGCCCGGATTGCCCGCTTTCTGGTGGGTGGAATCTTTATTTTTTCGGGGCTCATCAAATTGAATGACCCCGTTGGTACGCAGATCAAGTTCGAGGAATATTTTGAGGTATTCGCTCAGGATGTGCCCCTGTTGCACAACTTCTTTATGGGCTTAGTGCCGTTTACGCTGGCGATGTCGGTGCTGTTTTGCGCAGCCGAGATCATTCTGGGCGTAGCGTTGCTGGTTTCCTACAAGCCTAAAGTTACAACATGGCTGCTGTTTTTCCTGATTGTTTTCTTCACGTTTCTAACGTTCTACTCGGCTTATTTCAACCGTGTAACCGACTGCGGCTGTTTCGGCGATGCCATAAAGCTCAAACCCTGGACGTCGTTCTATAAGGATGTAGCCTTGACCATCCTGATTCTGTTCATCATCGGCCATCGTAACCGCATCAAGCCCCGAAAAACCGGCTGGGTAGTGGTTCTGACTACTGTGTTGACGCTGGGGCTGGGTATTTACGCCATTCAGTTTCTGCCCCCGCTCGATTTGCTGCCGTATGCCGTTGGTAAAAGCATTCCGGCGCAGATGAAGCCGTCCGAACCACTGCGCTATACGTATGTGATGGAGAAAAATGGTAAGACCAAAACGTTTGACCAATACCCGACCGACACGACATATAAGTTCAAAGAAATGGCCCTGGTTAATGAAAACGCAAAGCCCAAAATCACGGATTACCGCGTCTGGAACGATGCGCTGGAAGGCGATTTCACGCAGCAGACATTTACGGGAAGTAAGCTGTTCGTAATCGTAAAAAGTACTAAAGACATCGATTCGGGCAGCATTCCGGCCATTCGTTCGCTGGTCAATGATTTACAGGGTTCATCGGTCGAAACGTATATCCTGACCTCAGTTAGTGACGACGAGATCAATGCATTCCGCACGGAGTATCAATTGCCAGTTAAGCATTACAAAGTAGATGGCACGGTTCTCAAAACCATCATGCGCTCGAACCCTGGCACGTGGCTGTTGAAAGATGGCACAGTACGCGGCAAATGGCACTATAACACTACGCCCAATGCCGATGAGGTTAAGCGTTTACTGAATGATTGA
- the folP gene encoding dihydropteroate synthase translates to MPKGTKKTLNCRGRLIDLTTPVVMGILNVTPDSFYTGSRVSANADLVERAGQMLADGATFIDIGGYSTRPGANDISPAEEADRVLPAIEAVLRQYPNALISVDTFRAEVARQAVDAGASMVNDVAGGTLDPLMFETVAGLGVPYVLMHLRGNPKTMQSLSVYENLVVDVVDEIGVQLAKLRALGAKDVLLDPGFGFAKTPAQNFELLSQLNAFQQFDEPLLIGLSRKSTIWKTLNISADAALNGTTVLNTAALLKGASVLRVHDVREAVEAIKLSQRLNFF, encoded by the coding sequence ATGCCGAAAGGTACGAAGAAAACACTAAACTGCCGGGGCCGACTTATTGACCTGACTACGCCCGTTGTGATGGGCATTCTGAATGTAACACCCGATTCGTTTTATACCGGGAGCCGGGTTTCAGCCAACGCCGATCTGGTTGAACGTGCCGGGCAGATGCTGGCCGACGGGGCGACGTTCATCGATATTGGCGGTTATTCGACCCGCCCTGGTGCCAATGACATCAGCCCCGCCGAAGAAGCCGACCGCGTGTTGCCCGCTATTGAAGCCGTTTTGCGTCAGTATCCGAACGCGCTGATTTCGGTCGATACGTTCCGGGCCGAAGTAGCCCGACAAGCCGTAGACGCGGGTGCCTCTATGGTCAACGACGTGGCCGGTGGCACGCTTGACCCGCTCATGTTCGAGACTGTGGCCGGGCTGGGTGTGCCGTATGTGCTGATGCACCTGCGCGGAAATCCCAAAACCATGCAGTCGCTATCGGTTTATGAGAATCTGGTCGTTGATGTAGTAGATGAAATTGGGGTTCAGTTGGCGAAACTTCGGGCATTGGGCGCGAAAGACGTGCTGCTCGATCCTGGTTTTGGTTTTGCCAAAACACCTGCGCAGAATTTCGAGCTACTTAGTCAGTTAAACGCTTTTCAGCAGTTCGATGAACCACTACTGATTGGCCTTTCGCGCAAATCAACCATCTGGAAAACACTTAACATATCGGCGGATGCGGCCCTGAATGGCACAACGGTATTGAACACAGCCGCCTTGCTGAAAGGAGCCTCCGTGCTGCGTGTACACGATGTTCGGGAAGCTGTTGAAGCGATAAAATTAAGCCAGCGTCTAAATTTTTTTTAA
- a CDS encoding DUF1599 domain-containing protein yields MLTTETEYRQVIQRCKDLFLKKNKDYGTAWRILRLSSITDQIFIKAQRIRTLQETGVSKVGEGIEPEFVGIINYCVMALIQMQLATDKRTDIPTGELEKLYDEQIGRVIDLLFAKNHDYGEAWRDMRISSMTDIILMKLLRTKQIEDNEGATLVSEGVEANYMDMINYAVFCLIKSNAGGNPNQ; encoded by the coding sequence ATGTTAACTACAGAGACCGAATATCGGCAGGTTATTCAACGCTGCAAGGACTTATTTCTGAAAAAAAATAAAGATTATGGCACCGCGTGGCGCATTCTGCGGTTGTCGAGCATCACCGACCAGATTTTCATCAAAGCCCAGCGTATCCGAACATTGCAGGAAACGGGGGTCAGCAAGGTAGGTGAGGGCATTGAGCCGGAATTTGTGGGTATTATCAACTATTGCGTGATGGCCCTGATTCAGATGCAGTTGGCAACTGACAAACGCACGGACATTCCGACCGGCGAACTCGAAAAACTATATGATGAACAAATTGGCCGGGTTATTGATTTGTTATTCGCCAAGAATCACGATTACGGCGAAGCCTGGCGCGATATGCGCATTAGTTCAATGACGGATATTATCTTGATGAAGCTTCTGCGAACAAAGCAGATTGAAGATAATGAAGGGGCAACACTCGTGTCTGAAGGTGTTGAAGCGAACTATATGGACATGATCAACTACGCCGTTTTTTGTTTAATTAAAAGTAATGCGGGTGGAAACCCGAATCAATAG